From one Bacteroides fragilis NCTC 9343 genomic stretch:
- a CDS encoding hybrid sensor histidine kinase/response regulator transcription factor: protein MRIITLLITLFAFGITPLQAFSYFSFKKYQVEDGLSHNTVWCAMQDSYGFIWLGTSDGLNCYNGRGNKVYRNVLNDKFSLENNFVQALFEEENHNIWVGTNWGLYIYDREYDRFTYFDKKTRYGVFISSEIKKIIKSESGLIWIATLGQGLFVYNPQTDVLTQNSLQTSFVWDVCENNSGHIYASSLQEGLLCFDENGKFLQSYPLLSAGNNPDNYRINCLLDIRSDIWFGAGSNLLYCLNERTGNLDCYNASHLNFGAIRCLLNYSETELLVGTDNGLYLFDLHDKNFSRIDNPSDPRSLSDQSINAMMRDAEGGIWVLTNLGGVNYLAKPTKRFDYYPPVYRDGGVAAGKVVGPFCENAAGDIWVGTRDGLCFFDVSTHQLTAYPIGGGVDKKYDIRSLLLDGERLWIGTYAEGLKVLDLRTGHVKSYNHLQDTPNTICSDDVLAVYKDRSGDIFVGTSWGLCRYNPREDNFSTITTVGSMVSVVDILEDMYDNLWIGTSNSGVFRFNTRNGHWKHFQHERNDSTTITNNSVITLFEDLKGTMWVGTNGGGLCSFDPKTETFIDFDPDNTILPNRVIYSIEQDKTGDFWISSNAGLITINPITKQHFRQFTVNDGLQGNQFTAQSSLKTASGKLYFGGISGFNSFVPDQFMDNQYIPSVYITEIRLPYTTDERLVQDILHLKGPLYRAETITLPYEHNTFSVSFVALSYEDPLKNRYSYRLKGVDKEWVINSEQNTASYTNLPPGKYEFEVRGSNNDHKWNDQTTSLLIVVTPPWWLTIWAYCVYTLLLLGLAYYAGWHWNRHVKKKYKRRMEEYQTTKEKEVYKSKISFFINLVHEIRTPLSLIRLPLEKLLEDKREGRDAKYLSVIDRNVNYLLGITNQLLDFQKMENGGVQLSLKKCDINQLVSDVHSQFTSPAELKGISVMLDLPEGEIFASVDREKVCKIIVNLIGNAVKYAQSRIDIKLVSSDEGFRVSVSDDGPGIPDVEKRKVFEAFYQVKDGKSGAVGTGIGLAFSKSLAEAHHGTLSLEDSVYGGSSFVLTLPWGEEAVSEEPEVVIPDGREAADEEQGTELSGSKFTILLVEDNVDLLNLTRESLSTWFKVLKAQNGRQALEVLANETVDVIVSDVMMPEMNGLELTAKVKSDIEYSHIPVILLTAKTTLEAKVEGFECGADVYIEKPFSIRQLRKQIENLLKLRQAFHKMMAELSGGNGAAPISPVEYSVSQKDCELMAKVRAAVEAQLSDENFSVDTLAESLNMSRSNFYRKIKALAGMPPNDYLKTIRLNKAAELLKSGVRITEVCEKIGFSSSSYFAKCFKIQFGVLPKDYH from the coding sequence ATGCGAATCATCACTCTACTAATTACCTTATTTGCTTTTGGGATAACACCGTTACAGGCATTCTCCTATTTTTCTTTTAAGAAGTATCAGGTAGAAGACGGATTATCACATAACACAGTCTGGTGCGCCATGCAAGATAGCTATGGCTTTATATGGCTGGGAACGAGCGACGGTTTAAATTGCTATAACGGACGTGGTAACAAGGTTTACAGAAATGTCCTGAATGATAAGTTTTCGCTAGAGAACAACTTTGTGCAGGCACTTTTTGAGGAAGAGAACCACAATATATGGGTCGGAACCAACTGGGGACTTTATATCTACGACCGTGAATACGATCGTTTCACTTATTTTGATAAGAAGACCCGCTATGGCGTTTTTATCAGTAGTGAGATAAAGAAAATAATAAAGTCCGAAAGCGGTTTGATCTGGATTGCCACTTTGGGACAAGGATTATTTGTTTATAATCCTCAAACGGATGTGTTGACACAGAATAGTCTTCAGACCTCTTTCGTATGGGACGTTTGTGAGAATAACTCTGGACATATCTATGCCTCTTCTTTACAGGAAGGTTTGCTTTGCTTCGATGAAAACGGTAAATTCCTGCAATCCTATCCTCTTTTGTCTGCCGGCAATAATCCCGATAATTATCGTATCAACTGTTTGCTCGATATCCGGAGTGATATCTGGTTCGGTGCGGGGAGCAACTTGTTGTACTGTCTGAACGAGCGTACCGGCAACCTGGACTGCTATAATGCATCCCATCTGAATTTCGGTGCGATCCGTTGTCTGCTGAACTACTCGGAAACAGAGCTTCTGGTGGGTACCGACAATGGGCTCTACCTTTTTGACTTACATGATAAAAACTTCTCACGAATCGATAATCCGTCAGATCCCAGAAGCTTGAGCGACCAGTCTATCAATGCAATGATGCGCGATGCAGAAGGTGGAATCTGGGTGTTGACTAATTTGGGAGGAGTGAATTATCTGGCTAAACCGACTAAAAGATTCGATTATTATCCTCCTGTTTATCGGGATGGAGGTGTGGCTGCCGGAAAAGTAGTAGGTCCTTTTTGCGAAAATGCTGCTGGGGATATCTGGGTGGGTACTCGTGATGGGTTGTGTTTCTTCGATGTCTCCACTCATCAACTGACCGCTTATCCGATAGGCGGAGGCGTGGATAAGAAGTACGACATACGTTCTTTGTTGTTGGATGGCGAGCGTTTGTGGATTGGTACTTATGCCGAAGGGTTGAAGGTACTCGACCTCCGGACCGGCCATGTGAAATCGTACAATCATCTGCAGGATACTCCGAACACAATTTGCAGTGACGATGTCCTGGCAGTATATAAAGATCGAAGCGGGGATATTTTTGTAGGAACCAGTTGGGGACTGTGTCGTTACAATCCCCGGGAAGACAATTTCTCGACAATTACCACAGTAGGGTCAATGGTCTCTGTGGTTGATATTCTGGAAGACATGTACGACAATCTTTGGATTGGTACATCCAACAGCGGTGTGTTTCGTTTTAATACCCGGAACGGGCATTGGAAACATTTCCAGCATGAAAGGAATGATTCGACTACCATCACTAATAATTCCGTAATTACATTATTTGAAGATCTGAAAGGTACCATGTGGGTTGGTACCAATGGAGGCGGACTTTGTTCGTTCGATCCGAAGACCGAAACATTTATTGATTTCGATCCGGATAATACAATATTGCCCAACCGGGTCATCTACTCCATTGAACAAGACAAGACCGGTGACTTCTGGATATCCAGTAATGCCGGGTTGATAACGATCAATCCGATCACAAAGCAGCATTTCCGCCAATTTACGGTGAATGACGGACTGCAAGGCAATCAGTTTACAGCCCAATCTTCATTGAAAACAGCAAGTGGTAAACTCTATTTCGGCGGAATCAGTGGCTTCAATTCTTTTGTCCCCGATCAATTCATGGATAATCAGTACATCCCTTCCGTATATATCACCGAAATACGCCTGCCTTATACGACGGATGAACGGCTGGTGCAGGATATTCTTCATCTGAAAGGTCCCCTCTATCGTGCGGAAACCATAACGTTACCTTACGAACATAATACTTTCTCTGTGAGCTTTGTAGCCTTGAGTTACGAAGATCCTTTGAAAAACCGTTATTCTTACCGCCTGAAAGGAGTAGATAAAGAGTGGGTTATTAACTCCGAACAGAATACGGCTTCTTATACCAATTTGCCTCCGGGCAAGTATGAGTTTGAGGTACGGGGTTCGAACAACGATCATAAATGGAATGACCAGACTACTTCCTTGCTGATTGTAGTCACGCCTCCATGGTGGCTGACTATATGGGCATATTGTGTCTATACACTTCTCCTCCTCGGTCTTGCCTATTATGCAGGCTGGCATTGGAACCGGCATGTGAAGAAGAAATACAAACGTCGTATGGAAGAGTACCAGACTACGAAAGAAAAAGAGGTCTACAAGTCGAAGATCAGTTTCTTTATTAATCTGGTGCATGAAATCCGTACTCCACTGAGTCTGATCCGGCTTCCTCTTGAGAAACTATTGGAAGATAAACGAGAAGGGCGGGATGCCAAGTACTTATCGGTAATCGACCGGAATGTCAATTACCTTTTGGGGATTACCAACCAGTTGCTCGACTTTCAAAAAATGGAAAATGGTGGGGTGCAGTTGAGTCTGAAGAAGTGTGATATCAACCAATTGGTAAGTGATGTTCACAGCCAGTTTACGAGTCCCGCCGAACTGAAAGGCATCTCAGTGATGCTCGATCTGCCGGAAGGCGAGATCTTTGCTTCGGTCGATCGTGAAAAGGTCTGCAAAATTATCGTCAACCTGATAGGTAATGCAGTAAAATATGCCCAAAGCCGTATCGATATCAAATTAGTCTCTTCCGATGAAGGCTTCCGGGTTTCGGTGAGTGATGACGGTCCGGGTATTCCGGATGTTGAAAAGCGGAAAGTATTTGAGGCGTTCTACCAGGTGAAAGACGGAAAATCGGGAGCAGTAGGTACAGGTATCGGTTTGGCTTTTTCCAAATCACTGGCTGAAGCACACCATGGTACGTTGAGCCTTGAAGATAGTGTATATGGTGGATCCTCTTTTGTTCTCACTTTGCCTTGGGGTGAAGAGGCTGTATCCGAAGAACCGGAAGTAGTGATACCGGATGGTCGGGAAGCGGCTGACGAAGAACAGGGTACCGAGTTATCGGGCAGTAAATTTACCATTCTGTTGGTGGAAGATAATGTCGACTTGCTGAATCTGACCCGGGAATCTCTGAGTACCTGGTTTAAAGTCTTGAAAGCTCAGAATGGCCGGCAGGCACTTGAGGTACTTGCCAACGAGACAGTGGATGTGATTGTCAGTGATGTGATGATGCCGGAGATGAACGGTCTGGAGTTAACGGCAAAAGTTAAGTCGGACATTGAATACTCCCATATACCTGTCATCCTGTTAACTGCAAAAACGACACTGGAAGCCAAGGTGGAAGGCTTCGAGTGTGGTGCCGACGTATATATTGAAAAACCGTTCTCTATCCGTCAGTTACGCAAGCAGATTGAGAATTTGCTGAAGCTGCGTCAAGCCTTCCATAAAATGATGGCTGAATTATCAGGTGGCAATGGGGCTGCCCCTATCAGCCCGGTAGAATATTCTGTGTCTCAGAAAGATTGTGAATTGATGGCTAAGGTTCGGGCAGCAGTCGAGGCACAGCTTTCGGACGAGAACTTCTCCGTTGATACACTGGCAGAGTCACTCAATATGAGCCGTTCCAATTTCTATCGTAAGATAAAGGCCTTGGCCGGTATGCCGCCCAATGATTACCTGAAGACTATCCGTTTGAATAAAGCTGCCGAGCTGCTGAAAAGCGGAGTGCGCATAACCGAAGTGTGTGAGAAAATCGGCTTCAGTTCTTCGTCCTATTTTGCCAAATGCTTTAAGATTCAGTTTGGAGTATTGCCGAAAGATTATCATTGA
- a CDS encoding glycoside hydrolase family 43 protein — MKLKHIPLLLLVLTCCPACQNKKASATKEIPSEATYTNPLLAVGAEPWAVFHEGKYYYTQGAENKIILWETNDITDLEHAARKEVWIPKEISNSYHLWGPEIHRIDGKWYVYFAADDGNMDNHHIYVIENSSPNPLEGEFVMKGRIKTDKDDNWAIHASTFEHQGQRYLIWCGWPKRRIETETQCIYIARMENPWTLSSDRVMIAEPEYEWERQWISPDGSKTAYPIHVNESPQFFESKNKDKVLIYYCASGSWTPYYCIGLLTADAGSDLTNAASWKKQDTPVFEQQPEDSVFGPGSPSFVPTPDEKEWYMLYHARKIPNDAPGATDSRSPRLQKISWDANGMPVLGKPCKEGTQIK, encoded by the coding sequence ATGAAACTCAAACATATCCCCTTACTCCTGTTGGTACTGACCTGCTGTCCGGCTTGTCAAAACAAGAAAGCTTCTGCCACTAAAGAGATTCCTTCCGAAGCTACTTATACCAATCCACTATTGGCAGTAGGAGCAGAACCATGGGCTGTCTTTCACGAAGGCAAATATTATTACACGCAAGGAGCCGAGAATAAAATTATCCTTTGGGAAACCAATGACATCACCGACCTGGAACATGCTGCCCGGAAAGAAGTATGGATTCCAAAAGAAATCTCCAACTCTTATCACCTCTGGGGACCGGAGATACACCGGATTGACGGGAAATGGTATGTTTATTTCGCAGCAGATGACGGCAACATGGACAATCACCACATCTATGTCATAGAAAACAGTTCTCCCAACCCGTTGGAAGGTGAATTTGTGATGAAAGGACGAATTAAAACTGACAAAGACGATAATTGGGCAATCCATGCCAGTACATTCGAGCATCAGGGTCAGCGTTATCTCATTTGGTGTGGATGGCCTAAGCGCCGGATTGAAACAGAAACTCAATGTATCTATATTGCCAGGATGGAAAATCCGTGGACACTCTCGTCGGACAGGGTGATGATTGCGGAACCGGAATATGAATGGGAACGTCAATGGATCTCACCTGATGGCAGTAAAACAGCTTACCCAATCCACGTCAACGAGTCCCCACAATTCTTTGAATCGAAGAACAAGGACAAAGTGCTGATATACTACTGTGCCAGTGGAAGCTGGACTCCCTACTATTGCATCGGACTGCTGACTGCTGATGCCGGAAGTGACCTGACCAATGCGGCATCCTGGAAGAAACAGGATACTCCTGTCTTTGAGCAGCAACCCGAAGACAGTGTTTTCGGACCGGGTAGTCCCTCTTTTGTCCCTACACCGGATGAAAAGGAATGGTACATGCTTTATCATGCCCGAAAAATCCCCAACGATGCACCGGGAGCAACAGACTCCCGTAGTCCCCGTCTGCAAAAAATAAGCTGGGATGCAAACGGGATGCCTGTTTTGGGAAAACCTTGCAAAGAAGGAACGCAAATTAAATAG
- a CDS encoding beta-glucosidase has protein sequence MKATTSLATSCRRLLLWGVLTLQCLFSTAQKRFTADVEQQAEKILSQMTLDEKLSYIGGINWMYTRPLERFGIPRLKMSDGPQGLGTHGPSTAYPCALMLAATWNEQLATEYGSALGKDCRARGVHVLLGPAVNIYRAPMCGRNFEYMGEDPYLTSRMATGYIKGVQGQGVMATIKHFIANNSDYDRDHISSDIDERTLNEIYFPSFRAAVQEAEVGAVMSSYNLLNGIYTTEHPWLLKDVLRQQWGFKGILMSDWGSTHHCIPAVKGGLDLEMPAGSKMQPEELKYYLRTGDITIETIDEKVRHILQTLLAFGFRETQQPDTHIPLKNPQCAQTALNVASEGLVLLKNTNQILPIRSGKVKTIAVVGKNAQGYVCGGGSGEVHPFQYVSVLDGIRKEAAERDIRVEYLDVYDYLPTIIFTDTERKQKGFRAQYFDNMNLEGTPKVEQTETKINYSWSGGTGLKEMPKEQFSVRWNGTICPQETDEYLFTLGGDDGYRLYIDGKLIADEWHEGAFRNSTYRCMLEAGKKYDLKIEYFQKGGGAAVNFIWKQKNASNNLFVEALNRNDLVVACIGFNSDTEGEGRDRTFELPEDEAQLLQNTLQSKRPVVGIVNAGGNVEMQSWEPSLKGLLWAWYGGQEAGTAIARTLFGELNPSGKLPITFEKRWEDNPTFHSYYDPDGDKHVEYAEGIFVGYRGYDKLKREVQYPFGYGLSYTRFKLSAPTVGTPKTDGSVTVTCKLTNTGRTAGAEVVQLYVSNKDTTVEHPEKELKGFRKVYLEPGETKSIEITVPAEAFSHYDTGSRRFVIDRGSHDILLGFSSRDIKAKMSVGISR, from the coding sequence ATGAAAGCAACTACCTCCTTGGCAACTTCTTGCCGCCGACTCCTGTTATGGGGAGTACTCACCCTTCAATGTCTTTTTAGCACCGCCCAAAAACGATTCACTGCCGATGTGGAACAACAAGCGGAAAAAATACTCTCACAAATGACCCTTGACGAAAAACTGTCTTATATAGGGGGTATCAATTGGATGTATACCCGTCCGCTGGAACGTTTCGGCATCCCCCGACTGAAGATGAGCGATGGGCCACAAGGGCTGGGAACACACGGGCCCTCTACTGCTTATCCGTGTGCGCTGATGCTGGCTGCCACCTGGAACGAACAATTGGCTACGGAATACGGAAGCGCCTTGGGTAAAGATTGCCGCGCACGAGGAGTACATGTCCTTTTAGGTCCTGCAGTCAACATTTACCGTGCTCCGATGTGTGGACGTAATTTCGAATATATGGGAGAAGACCCGTATCTCACTTCACGCATGGCAACCGGATATATAAAAGGCGTACAAGGGCAAGGGGTCATGGCTACCATCAAACACTTTATCGCCAATAACTCGGATTATGATCGTGATCATATCAGTTCGGATATTGATGAACGAACTCTAAACGAAATTTATTTCCCTTCTTTTCGGGCAGCCGTACAAGAAGCCGAAGTAGGTGCAGTGATGTCAAGCTACAATCTGCTGAACGGAATTTATACTACCGAACACCCGTGGCTGCTGAAAGATGTACTAAGACAGCAATGGGGCTTCAAGGGAATCCTGATGTCCGACTGGGGATCGACTCATCATTGCATCCCTGCCGTAAAAGGAGGGCTCGATCTCGAGATGCCTGCCGGAAGCAAGATGCAACCCGAAGAACTGAAGTACTACTTACGGACAGGTGATATCACAATCGAAACGATAGACGAAAAGGTACGCCACATCCTGCAAACTCTCCTTGCTTTCGGATTCCGGGAAACACAGCAGCCGGATACTCATATCCCACTGAAGAATCCGCAATGCGCCCAAACCGCTTTGAACGTGGCGAGTGAAGGCTTGGTATTGCTGAAGAATACCAACCAGATCCTTCCAATCCGCTCCGGCAAAGTGAAAACAATCGCTGTAGTAGGTAAAAACGCACAAGGATATGTTTGCGGAGGCGGCAGTGGTGAAGTACATCCGTTCCAATATGTATCCGTATTGGACGGTATACGCAAAGAAGCCGCCGAAAGAGACATCCGGGTAGAATATCTGGATGTATACGACTATTTACCGACTATTATTTTTACCGATACTGAAAGAAAGCAAAAAGGCTTCCGTGCTCAGTACTTCGATAACATGAATTTAGAAGGCACTCCGAAAGTGGAACAGACTGAGACGAAAATAAACTATTCCTGGTCGGGTGGTACGGGATTAAAAGAGATGCCCAAAGAGCAATTCTCCGTCCGATGGAATGGAACCATCTGTCCACAGGAAACAGATGAATACCTGTTCACCCTTGGCGGAGACGATGGATACAGACTATATATCGATGGAAAACTCATCGCAGACGAATGGCACGAAGGTGCTTTCCGCAATTCCACTTATCGTTGCATGCTGGAAGCCGGTAAAAAGTATGACCTGAAGATAGAATACTTCCAGAAAGGCGGAGGTGCTGCTGTCAATTTTATATGGAAACAGAAGAATGCCTCAAACAATTTATTCGTTGAAGCACTGAACCGAAACGACCTGGTAGTGGCTTGCATCGGATTCAACTCAGATACGGAAGGAGAAGGACGAGACCGTACCTTCGAACTCCCCGAAGACGAAGCACAATTACTGCAGAATACGCTGCAATCTAAACGTCCCGTAGTAGGTATCGTCAATGCAGGGGGCAATGTAGAGATGCAAAGCTGGGAACCTTCCCTGAAAGGACTACTATGGGCATGGTACGGAGGCCAGGAAGCCGGAACGGCAATCGCACGTACACTCTTCGGGGAGCTCAATCCTTCGGGGAAATTACCTATCACTTTTGAGAAACGATGGGAAGACAATCCCACTTTTCACAGCTACTACGATCCGGACGGAGACAAGCATGTAGAGTACGCCGAAGGTATATTTGTCGGATATCGTGGATACGATAAACTGAAACGGGAAGTACAATATCCATTTGGTTACGGATTGTCGTATACCCGTTTTAAACTTTCGGCACCGACTGTCGGTACTCCGAAAACGGACGGTTCGGTAACAGTCACCTGTAAACTCACCAACACCGGAAGAACGGCAGGCGCAGAAGTCGTACAACTTTATGTATCCAACAAAGATACGACAGTGGAACATCCGGAAAAAGAACTGAAAGGCTTCCGGAAAGTATATCTGGAACCGGGCGAAACAAAGAGTATAGAAATTACTGTTCCGGCAGAAGCATTCTCACATTATGATACGGGTAGCCGGAGATTTGTCATCGACCGGGGTAGCCACGACATCTTGTTAGGATTTTCTTCCCGGGATATCAAAGCAAAGATGTCGGTCGGGATTTCACGTTAA
- a CDS encoding glycoside hydrolase family 76 protein has product MRKSFIALTFLLVPACLSAQLGGKIYLQRADSLLQRVLSLYEVKKYGLLMETYPRNPKQQITYTANTGSEVTQQEVSFLWPYSAMVSGCVSLYKTSGNKKYKKLMDKQIKPGLDLYWDTTRQPECYQSYPAFAGQNDRYYDDNDWVAIDFCDYYAVTKNKEYLKKAIALHDYIYSGWSDELGGGIYWCEQKKESKNTCSNAPATVLCMKLYKLTKDKKYLDQAMATYQWTRDNLRDPSDFVYWDNKNLQGKIGYAKYTYNSGQMIQAGVLLYQATGDEQYLKDAQQTAKGSYEHFLKPQPTVKGEMKFFPSSPWFNVILFRGLKALYKVDKNDTYVKAMIDNADYAWQYTRDENGLLNNDWSGNRKDKFKSLLENSCMIELYSEISEL; this is encoded by the coding sequence ATGAGAAAATCATTCATTGCCCTCACCTTCCTGCTCGTTCCGGCTTGCCTGTCGGCACAGTTGGGAGGTAAAATCTACCTTCAGAGAGCCGATTCACTCCTTCAACGAGTACTGTCTCTTTATGAGGTAAAGAAGTATGGATTGCTGATGGAGACTTATCCACGGAATCCCAAACAACAAATTACATATACAGCCAACACCGGTTCGGAAGTTACTCAACAAGAAGTATCCTTCTTATGGCCTTATTCGGCAATGGTGTCAGGTTGCGTATCGCTTTATAAAACATCCGGCAACAAGAAGTACAAAAAACTGATGGACAAACAGATCAAGCCCGGACTCGACTTGTACTGGGATACCACCCGCCAGCCGGAATGTTATCAGTCTTATCCGGCCTTCGCCGGACAAAACGACCGTTACTATGATGACAACGATTGGGTAGCGATTGACTTTTGCGACTATTATGCCGTGACAAAGAACAAAGAGTACTTAAAGAAAGCCATCGCCCTGCACGACTACATCTACTCCGGGTGGTCGGACGAACTGGGAGGTGGAATCTACTGGTGCGAACAGAAAAAGGAATCAAAGAACACTTGCTCGAACGCACCTGCAACGGTTCTTTGCATGAAGCTCTACAAGTTGACCAAAGATAAAAAATACCTCGACCAGGCAATGGCAACTTACCAGTGGACACGCGATAATTTGCGCGATCCGTCGGATTTTGTCTATTGGGACAACAAGAACCTGCAAGGCAAGATCGGTTATGCCAAATATACGTACAACAGCGGACAGATGATTCAGGCAGGTGTACTGCTCTATCAGGCCACCGGTGACGAACAATACCTGAAAGATGCACAACAAACGGCCAAGGGATCTTACGAGCATTTCCTGAAACCGCAACCAACGGTAAAAGGAGAAATGAAGTTTTTCCCGTCTAGCCCATGGTTCAACGTCATCCTTTTCCGTGGTCTGAAAGCCCTTTACAAAGTTGACAAAAACGATACTTATGTAAAAGCTATGATCGACAATGCAGACTATGCCTGGCAGTACACCCGCGATGAAAACGGGCTGCTGAACAACGACTGGTCGGGCAACCGGAAAGACAAGTTCAAAAGCTTGCTGGAAAATTCCTGCATGATTGAACTGTACTCGGAAATCAGCGAACTCTAA
- a CDS encoding glycoside hydrolase family 2 protein, producing MKKLLAAAMLFMLNSWSCFSADTPRAEYPRPQFEREQWLNLNGTWTFDFDFGKSGKDRRLQSAEKFDKNITVPFCPESKLSGVGYTDFIEQMWYQRNITIPSDWNGKKIFLNFGAVDYCAEIYVDGKFVQRHFGGSSSFAVDLTRYVTPGKTHNLVVFVQDDLRSGLQTGGKQCGNYYSGGCSYTRTTGIWQTVWMEAVSTDGLKSVFVRPDIDQKQLIIEPEFYNESANTLEIILKDGNKTVAKKSVNCANSSVVVLPVKNMKLWSPEDPFLYDLVYQVKDAKGNVLDEVKSYAGMRKVHTANGRFYLNNQPYFQRLVLDQGFYPEGIWTAPSDEDLKNDIVLGKEAGFNGARLHQKVFEERYYYWADKLGYITWGESASWMLDVNKELAARNFLGEWSEVVVRDRNHPSLVTWTPFNETWGGGPDAYVRLVRDVYNITKAIDPTRPVNDASGDNHVITDIWSVHNYEQDRAKLTEQLKMEEGKEPYRNARDKDFLAVYEGQPYMVDEFGGIPWMAEKDRKNSWGYGGMPENAEAFYKRLEGQIDAFIDSPHVTGFCYTQLTDVEQEKNGIYYYDRTPKLDMKRIKAIFEKIK from the coding sequence ATGAAAAAACTTTTAGCAGCAGCAATGCTATTCATGCTGAACAGCTGGTCCTGTTTCAGTGCAGATACTCCGCGAGCGGAGTATCCCCGTCCACAGTTCGAACGGGAACAATGGCTAAACCTGAACGGGACCTGGACATTCGATTTCGATTTTGGTAAATCAGGAAAAGACCGCCGCCTGCAGTCGGCAGAGAAGTTTGATAAGAACATCACTGTACCCTTCTGCCCGGAAAGTAAACTTTCGGGAGTAGGCTATACCGATTTCATCGAACAGATGTGGTATCAACGCAATATTACCATCCCATCGGACTGGAATGGAAAAAAGATATTCCTGAACTTCGGTGCTGTGGATTATTGTGCGGAGATCTACGTCGATGGTAAATTCGTACAACGTCATTTCGGCGGTTCGTCTTCGTTTGCCGTAGATCTGACTCGCTATGTTACCCCCGGAAAGACTCACAATCTGGTGGTATTCGTACAAGATGATCTCCGTTCCGGACTACAAACCGGAGGAAAGCAATGCGGTAACTATTATTCGGGAGGCTGCTCTTATACCCGTACTACCGGTATCTGGCAGACTGTATGGATGGAAGCTGTCTCAACCGACGGTCTGAAGTCAGTATTCGTACGCCCGGACATCGACCAAAAACAGTTGATCATCGAACCGGAATTTTATAATGAATCGGCCAACACATTGGAAATCATCTTGAAAGACGGAAATAAAACCGTTGCCAAGAAAAGTGTAAATTGTGCCAACAGTTCGGTAGTAGTTCTGCCGGTGAAGAATATGAAACTGTGGTCGCCGGAAGATCCGTTCTTATACGATCTCGTTTATCAGGTAAAAGATGCCAAAGGCAACGTACTGGACGAAGTGAAATCATACGCCGGTATGCGCAAAGTGCACACAGCCAACGGACGTTTCTATCTGAACAACCAGCCTTACTTCCAACGTCTGGTACTCGATCAGGGATTCTATCCGGAAGGTATCTGGACAGCTCCGAGCGATGAAGATCTGAAGAACGATATCGTATTGGGAAAAGAAGCCGGTTTCAACGGGGCACGTCTTCACCAGAAAGTATTTGAAGAGAGATATTATTACTGGGCCGACAAACTGGGATACATCACCTGGGGAGAATCGGCAAGCTGGATGCTCGATGTAAACAAGGAGCTGGCTGCGCGTAACTTCCTGGGTGAATGGAGCGAAGTAGTGGTTCGTGACCGCAATCATCCCTCACTCGTAACCTGGACTCCTTTCAATGAAACCTGGGGTGGCGGTCCGGATGCTTATGTCCGCTTGGTACGTGACGTATACAACATTACCAAAGCCATCGACCCGACTCGTCCGGTAAACGACGCCAGTGGTGATAACCATGTGATAACAGATATCTGGAGCGTACACAACTACGAGCAGGATCGTGCTAAACTGACTGAACAGCTAAAAATGGAAGAAGGTAAAGAGCCTTACCGCAATGCGCGTGACAAGGACTTCCTGGCCGTTTACGAGGGACAACCTTACATGGTTGACGAATTCGGCGGTATCCCCTGGATGGCAGAGAAAGACCGCAAAAACTCATGGGGATACGGTGGTATGCCTGAAAATGCAGAAGCATTCTACAAGCGTCTGGAAGGTCAGATCGATGCTTTTATCGACTCACCGCATGTGACAGGTTTCTGCTATACTCAGCTGACTGACGTGGAACAGGAGAAAAACGGTATCTACTATTATGACCGTACTCCGAAATTGGATATGAAACGAATCAAAGCTATTTTTGAGAAAATAAAATAA